One window from the genome of Xiphophorus hellerii strain 12219 chromosome 16, Xiphophorus_hellerii-4.1, whole genome shotgun sequence encodes:
- the LOC116735488 gene encoding serine/threonine-protein kinase WNK4-like isoform X2: protein MSGYDITEAEEQEEEDLDSDRNRTSARTLKVRQVRWIYRFRSKADQSGQTQFLKLRPPFVTSQSHLKSATMTSTPEIDAKKRTEEDEDEEEEEGWNLPVKASEDDPTSQSDAGDKTAEGLSIGWDSAEESGVTLSDSTREELPWQRQKQEARDEAETVAVGSSPNGRFLKFNIEIGRGSFKTVYKGLDTEKTVEVAWCELQTHSLSRSERQRFSEEVEMLKVLQHPNIVRFYDSWKSAKCIILVTELMTSGTLKTYVRRFRPMKLKLLQRWSLQILKGLHFLHSRSPPILHRDLKCDNVFINGPTASVKIGDLGLATLKKASFAKSVIGTPEFMAPEMYEEKYDEAVDIYAFGMCMLEMATSEYPYSECQNAAQIYRKVTNGIKPDNFSKVQNQELKEIIEGCIRTNSSERFTVQDLLEHRFLQEKTGYYVELAEEDDGAKAALKLWLRVEDKKKLLGKYKDNNAIEFLFELYKDVPEEVAQEMVILGFVCKADYKVIAKAIRNRVTAIKQQRDKKRRLLEEALNNLKAVVSRKATEPASDQSKLSNQKPASVLTASGRMANQNDVPADIQAPPTAPSPTGMWLASSSPADSGISVLSSKTEEDGDEDQDKTTRQASHSSAASDCETGIFFNTPPVTPEAPPPSLSSAPNPGTPPPLRRKHSKAPPFPVLRFPKSIAVSQSSEKHRTDSRCGFCSPVDSYSSDITSMSDGNDGQSERSKQEAAKREATKQFRRRARARLRIVGVSDKVDRVVECQLQTHNNKMVTFKFDLDGDNPEDIASVMLHRDFILPSEREGFILRMYEIIKRAELMMHQQHPAGASRLPNLTASALPESQLNEATKGLSRTLSSSSLPDIDNSDPSPLKAMDFRIDKEATPLVRPLRSQSFQTPSASSYQHPQVSLHYPHQESNTTPQPHPPHAAQYQLQTHPYSTYTASFPTMSAISRLPRVQSNPSLFTPTSSPPAPNPPQWPSADQPYFSLANVISVAMSVAQSLLPQSGAPNQGLYPHTPPLSPPFSNPQPPLSSSGSPSLGSGLHHQNQGSFSNSFSIQQTYSPPRPRTGSCRDSEQGPRTNRVPETPQLNSSVRKADLASPPHGSGTPFSPSLTRRPNHREEFSDSSTSSSTSSPHPSTPRKMVSPPVSPSGRMSPTLKVKKPGFTVGRFQVSPSSGGPSVSHQGPSTQDHTTATTRSVTPSNKNQPEHTGSSTETSQSESSNPTVTISPPGNNDSLSGQEQKTKGSRRQSVSLWEGSGSSQSWSRSTTYSSDESEDEEMWEELIELRHRHLGEVQSLQVSQKREIEELYREKGKAPPPSIIPPAAMLKHRHRRLSKPANYTLPRRNSLQRQDIPPPSGIMRKNSVSGSSSGSQDKALKGVTFAPGYGCMVSREPQLPKPK, encoded by the exons ATGTCAGGCTATGACATCACAGAAGCAGaagaacaggaggaggaggacctGGACTCAGATAGGAACCGAACCTCAGCCAGAACTTTAAAGGTCCGCCAGGTGCGCTGGATTTACCGGTTCCGGTCCAAAGCTGATCAAAGCGGACAAACACA GTTCTTGAAGCTCCGCCCACCTTTTGTGACGTCACAATCGCACCTGAAATCAGCCACGATGACGTCGACACCTGAGATCGATGCGAAGAAGAGAACcgaggaagatgaagatgaagaggaggaggaaggttgGAACCTTCCGGTCAAAGCGTCGGAGGACGACCCGACCAGCCAATCAGACGCCGGGGATAAAACCGCCGAAGGGCTGAGCATCGGCTGGGACTCGGCCGAGGAGTCCGGCGTCACGCTGTCCGACTCCACCAGGGAGgagttgccatggcaacggcAGAAGCAGGAGGCGCGCGACGAGGCGGAGACGGTGGCGGTGGGTTCGTCTCCCAACGGGCGATTCCTGAAATTCAACATCGAGATCGGAAGAGGTTCCTTCAAGACGGTTTACAAAGGCCTGGACACGGAGAAGACGGTGGAGGTGGCCTGGTGCGAGCTGCAG ACTCACAGTCTGAGCAGATCCGAGCGCCAGCGCTTCAGCGAGGAGGTGGAGATGCTCAAAGTCCTGCAGCATCCCAACATCGTGAGGTTCTACGACTCCTGGAAGTCCGCCAAGTGCATCATCCTGGTGACGGAGCTCATGACGTCTGGGACGCTCAAAAC GTACGTGCGCCGGTTCCGCCCGATGAAGCTCAAGCTGCTGCAGAGATGGAGCCTGCAAATCCTGAAAGGTCTCCACTTCCTGCACTCGCGCTCGCCACCCATTCTCCACCGAGACCTTAAATGCGACAATGTCTTCATCAATGGACCCACCGCCTCGGTCAAGATCGGGGACTTGGGCCTTGCGACGCTCAAGAAGGCCTCGTTCGCCAAGAGCGTCATCG GAACTCCTGAGTTTATGGCTCCCGAGATGTATGAGGAGAAGTATGACGAGGCCGTGGACATTTACGCCTTCGGTATGTGCATGCTGGAGATGGCAACTTCAGAGTATCCGTACTCCGAGTGTCAAAACGCAGCCCAGATCTACCGCAAAGTCACCAAC GGAATCAAGCCGGATAATTTTTCTAAAGTACAAAACCAGGAGCTGAAAGAGATAATCGAGGGCTGCATCCGAACCAACAGCAGTGAGAG GTTCACGGTTCAGGATCTGCTGGAGCACCGGTTCTTGCAGGAAAAGACGGGTTACTATGTGGAGCTTGCTGAGGAAGATGATGGTGCAAAGGCGGCGCTGAAGCTCTGGCTCAGGGTGGAAGACAAGAAGAAGCTTCTGGGCAAATACAAAGACAACAATGCCATTGAGTTCCTTTTTGAGCTGTACAAAGACGTCCCTGAAGAGGTCGCCCAGGAGATG GTGATCCTGGGATTTGTGTGTAAGGCCGACTACAAGGTGATCGCCAAGGCGATCAGGAACCGAGTGACTGCCATCAAGCAGCAGCGGGACAAAAAGCGCCGCCTGCTGGAGGAAGCTCTGAACAACCTTAAAGCGGTTGTCAGCAGGAAGGCCACTGAGCCCGCCTCCGATCAGTCCAAACTGTCCAATCAGAAGCCTGCATCGGTTCTGACTGCTTCTGGAAGAATGGCTAATCAG AATGATGTTCCTGCTGACATACAAGCCCCGCCCACGGCACCCAGCCCAACAGGGATGTGGTTGGCCAGCAGCAGCCCGGCAGATTCTGGGATCAGCGTCTTGTCCAGCAAAACGGAAGAAGATGGAGACGAGGACCAAGACAAGACAACCAGACAGGCGTCTCACTCCTCAGCTGCCT CTGACTGTGAGACAGGAATATTCTTCAACACCCCTCCTGTGACTCCAGAGGCTCCTCCTCCTTCGTTAAGCTCCGCCCCCAATCCAGGGACTCCGCCCCCTTTGAGACGGAAACATTCCAAAGCTCCGCCCTTCCCGGTGTTGCGCTTCCCGAAG AGCATTGCTGTTTCCCAAAGTTCAGAGAAACATCGCACTGATTCACGCTGCGGCTTCTGCTCACCTGTCGACAG CTACTCCTCTGACATAACATCCATGAGTGACGGCAACGATGGCCAATCAGAACGGAGCAAGCAGGAAGCAGCGAAAAGAGAAGCAACGAAGCAGTTCAGGCGTAGAGCCAGAGCCCGGCTGAGGATCGTCGGG GTGTCGGACAAGGTGGACCGAGTGGTGGAGTGTCAGCTGCAGACTCACAACAACAAGATGGTGACCTTCAAGTTTGACCTGGATGGAGACAATCCAGAGGACATCGCCTCTGTGATG ctgcacagagACTTCATCCTGCCATCAGAGAGAGAGGGGTTTATTCTACGCATGTATGAAATCATAAAGAGGGCGGAGTTAATGATGCATCAGCAGCATCCAGCAGGCGCCAGCAGGTTGCCCAACTTGACTGCATCTGCATTGCCCGAATCACAG TTAAACGAGGCAACAAAGGGTCTGTCCAGGACTTTGTCCTCGTCCTCTTTACCTG ATATTGATAACAGTGACCCCTCACCTTTGAAAGCTATGGATTTCCGCATCGACAAAGAGGCCACACCCCTCGTCAGACCACTGAGGTCACAGTCGTTTCAGACTCCATCAG cttcctcctatCAGCACCCCCAGGTCTCCCTCCACTACCCCCACCAAGAATCCAACACTACTCCCCAACCGCATCCCCCACATGCTGCTCAATATCAACTCCAGACTCACCCCTATTCCACTTACACTGCCTCCTTCCCAACCATGTCCGCCATCTCCCGACTGCCCCGGGTGCAAAGCAACCCTTCCCTTTTCACGCCTACCTCTTCTCCACCAGCACCCAACCCTCCCCAATGGCCCTCCGCAGACCAACCTTACTTTTCCTTGGCTAATGTCATCTCTGTGGCAATGAGTGTGGCTCAGTCCCTCTTGCCCCAATCTGGGGCCCCCAATCAGGGCTTGTATCCCCACACTCCGCCTTTATCTCCCCCATTCTCAAACCCCCAACCTCCCCTCTCTTCCTCTGGGTCTCCATCTTTGGGTTCTGGTCTCCATCATCAAAACCAAGGTTCATTTTCCAATTCCTTCTCCATACAACAAACATACTCCCCACCAAGACCTCGGACTGGCTCATGTAGGGACAGTGAGCAGGGTCCCAGAACCAACAGGGTCCCAGAAACACCTCAG CTCAACAGTTCTGTCCGTAAAGCTGACTTAGCCTCACCCCCTCATG GTTCAGGTACACCCTTTTCTCCAAGTCTGACCAGGAGACCCAATCACAGAGAAGAGTTCTCAGACTCATCGACCTCTTCCTCCACATCATCTCCTCATCCATCAACTCCTCGCAAAATG gTGTCCCCTCCTGTTTCTCCGTCAGGAAGAATGTCTCCGACCCTGAAAg TAAAGAAACCAGGTTTCACAGTTGGACGCTTCCAGGTGTCGCCCTCTTCAGGAGGTCCCTCTGTCAGTCATCAAGGACCATCCACTCAAGACCACACCACCGCCACCACCCGGTCCGTGACTCCATCCAATAAAAATCAACCAGAGCACACAGGAAGCAGTACAGAGacgagccaatcagagagcagcaaCCCCACAGTCACCATCTCCCCTCCTGGCAACAACGACAGCCTGTCTGGTCAGGAGCAGAAGACGAAGGGGAGCCGCAGGCAGAGTGTCAGTCTGTGGGAGGGGTCAGGGAGCAGCCAATCATGGAGCCGCTCTACCACCTACAGCTCTGATGAATCAGAGGACGAGGAAATGTGGGAGGAGCTAATAGAGCTTCGTCACAG ACACCTGGGGGAGGTGCAGAGCCTGCAGGTGAGTCAGAAGCGAGAAATTGAAGAGCTCTATCGAGAGAAAGGTAAAGCCCCGCCCCCCAGCATTATCCCTCCGGCGGCCATGTTGAAACACCGCCACCGCCGTCTCTCCAAACCAGCAAACTACACCCTGCCTCGCAGAAACAGCCTGCAGAGACAGGACATACCGCCCCCTTCAG GCATCATGAGGAAGAACTCAGTGAGCGGCAGCAGCAGTGGATCTCAGGACAAAGCTCTGAAAGGTGTGACGTTCGCTCCAGGATACGGCTGCATGGTGAGCAGAGAACCTCAGCTCCCAAAACCAAAG TGA
- the LOC116735488 gene encoding serine/threonine-protein kinase WNK4-like isoform X4, which yields MSGYDITEAEEQEEEDLDSDRNRTSARTLKVRQVRWIYRFRSKADQSGQTQFLKLRPPFVTSQSHLKSATMTSTPEIDAKKRTEEDEDEEEEEGWNLPVKASEDDPTSQSDAGDKTAEGLSIGWDSAEESGVTLSDSTREELPWQRQKQEARDEAETVAVGSSPNGRFLKFNIEIGRGSFKTVYKGLDTEKTVEVAWCELQTHSLSRSERQRFSEEVEMLKVLQHPNIVRFYDSWKSAKCIILVTELMTSGTLKTYVRRFRPMKLKLLQRWSLQILKGLHFLHSRSPPILHRDLKCDNVFINGPTASVKIGDLGLATLKKASFAKSVIGTPEFMAPEMYEEKYDEAVDIYAFGMCMLEMATSEYPYSECQNAAQIYRKVTNGIKPDNFSKVQNQELKEIIEGCIRTNSSERFTVQDLLEHRFLQEKTGYYVELAEEDDGAKAALKLWLRVEDKKKLLGKYKDNNAIEFLFELYKDVPEEVAQEMVILGFVCKADYKVIAKAIRNRVTAIKQQRDKKRRLLEEALNNLKAVVSRKATEPASDQSKLSNQKPASVLTASGRMANQNDVPADIQAPPTAPSPTGMWLASSSPADSGISVLSSKTEEDGDEDQDKTTRQASHSSAASADCETGIFFNTPPVTPEAPPPSLSSAPNPGTPPPLRRKHSKAPPFPVLRFPKSIAVSQSSEKHRTDSRCGFCSPVDSYSSDITSMSDGNDGQSERSKQEAAKREATKQFRRRARARLRIVGVSDKVDRVVECQLQTHNNKMVTFKFDLDGDNPEDIASVMLHRDFILPSEREGFILRMYEIIKRAELMMHQQHPAGASRLPNLTASALPESQLNEATKGLSRTLSSSSLPDIDNSDPSPLKAMDFRIDKEATPLVRPLRSQSFQTPSASSYQHPQVSLHYPHQESNTTPQPHPPHAAQYQLQTHPYSTYTASFPTMSAISRLPRVQSNPSLFTPTSSPPAPNPPQWPSADQPYFSLANVISVAMSVAQSLLPQSGAPNQGLYPHTPPLSPPFSNPQPPLSSSGSPSLGSGLHHQNQGSFSNSFSIQQTYSPPRPRTGSCRDSEQGPRTNRVPETPQLNSSVRKADLASPPHGSGTPFSPSLTRRPNHREEFSDSSTSSSTSSPHPSTPRKMVSPPVSPSGRMSPTLKVKKPGFTVGRFQVSPSSGGPSVSHQGPSTQDHTTATTRSVTPSNKNQPEHTGSSTETSQSESSNPTVTISPPGNNDSLSGQEQKTKGSRRQSVSLWEGSGSSQSWSRSTTYSSDESEDEEMWEELIELRHRHLGEVQSLQVSQKREIEELYREKANYTLPRRNSLQRQDIPPPSGIMRKNSVSGSSSGSQDKALKGVTFAPGYGCMVSREPQLPKPK from the exons ATGTCAGGCTATGACATCACAGAAGCAGaagaacaggaggaggaggacctGGACTCAGATAGGAACCGAACCTCAGCCAGAACTTTAAAGGTCCGCCAGGTGCGCTGGATTTACCGGTTCCGGTCCAAAGCTGATCAAAGCGGACAAACACA GTTCTTGAAGCTCCGCCCACCTTTTGTGACGTCACAATCGCACCTGAAATCAGCCACGATGACGTCGACACCTGAGATCGATGCGAAGAAGAGAACcgaggaagatgaagatgaagaggaggaggaaggttgGAACCTTCCGGTCAAAGCGTCGGAGGACGACCCGACCAGCCAATCAGACGCCGGGGATAAAACCGCCGAAGGGCTGAGCATCGGCTGGGACTCGGCCGAGGAGTCCGGCGTCACGCTGTCCGACTCCACCAGGGAGgagttgccatggcaacggcAGAAGCAGGAGGCGCGCGACGAGGCGGAGACGGTGGCGGTGGGTTCGTCTCCCAACGGGCGATTCCTGAAATTCAACATCGAGATCGGAAGAGGTTCCTTCAAGACGGTTTACAAAGGCCTGGACACGGAGAAGACGGTGGAGGTGGCCTGGTGCGAGCTGCAG ACTCACAGTCTGAGCAGATCCGAGCGCCAGCGCTTCAGCGAGGAGGTGGAGATGCTCAAAGTCCTGCAGCATCCCAACATCGTGAGGTTCTACGACTCCTGGAAGTCCGCCAAGTGCATCATCCTGGTGACGGAGCTCATGACGTCTGGGACGCTCAAAAC GTACGTGCGCCGGTTCCGCCCGATGAAGCTCAAGCTGCTGCAGAGATGGAGCCTGCAAATCCTGAAAGGTCTCCACTTCCTGCACTCGCGCTCGCCACCCATTCTCCACCGAGACCTTAAATGCGACAATGTCTTCATCAATGGACCCACCGCCTCGGTCAAGATCGGGGACTTGGGCCTTGCGACGCTCAAGAAGGCCTCGTTCGCCAAGAGCGTCATCG GAACTCCTGAGTTTATGGCTCCCGAGATGTATGAGGAGAAGTATGACGAGGCCGTGGACATTTACGCCTTCGGTATGTGCATGCTGGAGATGGCAACTTCAGAGTATCCGTACTCCGAGTGTCAAAACGCAGCCCAGATCTACCGCAAAGTCACCAAC GGAATCAAGCCGGATAATTTTTCTAAAGTACAAAACCAGGAGCTGAAAGAGATAATCGAGGGCTGCATCCGAACCAACAGCAGTGAGAG GTTCACGGTTCAGGATCTGCTGGAGCACCGGTTCTTGCAGGAAAAGACGGGTTACTATGTGGAGCTTGCTGAGGAAGATGATGGTGCAAAGGCGGCGCTGAAGCTCTGGCTCAGGGTGGAAGACAAGAAGAAGCTTCTGGGCAAATACAAAGACAACAATGCCATTGAGTTCCTTTTTGAGCTGTACAAAGACGTCCCTGAAGAGGTCGCCCAGGAGATG GTGATCCTGGGATTTGTGTGTAAGGCCGACTACAAGGTGATCGCCAAGGCGATCAGGAACCGAGTGACTGCCATCAAGCAGCAGCGGGACAAAAAGCGCCGCCTGCTGGAGGAAGCTCTGAACAACCTTAAAGCGGTTGTCAGCAGGAAGGCCACTGAGCCCGCCTCCGATCAGTCCAAACTGTCCAATCAGAAGCCTGCATCGGTTCTGACTGCTTCTGGAAGAATGGCTAATCAG AATGATGTTCCTGCTGACATACAAGCCCCGCCCACGGCACCCAGCCCAACAGGGATGTGGTTGGCCAGCAGCAGCCCGGCAGATTCTGGGATCAGCGTCTTGTCCAGCAAAACGGAAGAAGATGGAGACGAGGACCAAGACAAGACAACCAGACAGGCGTCTCACTCCTCAGCTGCCT CAGCTGACTGTGAGACAGGAATATTCTTCAACACCCCTCCTGTGACTCCAGAGGCTCCTCCTCCTTCGTTAAGCTCCGCCCCCAATCCAGGGACTCCGCCCCCTTTGAGACGGAAACATTCCAAAGCTCCGCCCTTCCCGGTGTTGCGCTTCCCGAAG AGCATTGCTGTTTCCCAAAGTTCAGAGAAACATCGCACTGATTCACGCTGCGGCTTCTGCTCACCTGTCGACAG CTACTCCTCTGACATAACATCCATGAGTGACGGCAACGATGGCCAATCAGAACGGAGCAAGCAGGAAGCAGCGAAAAGAGAAGCAACGAAGCAGTTCAGGCGTAGAGCCAGAGCCCGGCTGAGGATCGTCGGG GTGTCGGACAAGGTGGACCGAGTGGTGGAGTGTCAGCTGCAGACTCACAACAACAAGATGGTGACCTTCAAGTTTGACCTGGATGGAGACAATCCAGAGGACATCGCCTCTGTGATG ctgcacagagACTTCATCCTGCCATCAGAGAGAGAGGGGTTTATTCTACGCATGTATGAAATCATAAAGAGGGCGGAGTTAATGATGCATCAGCAGCATCCAGCAGGCGCCAGCAGGTTGCCCAACTTGACTGCATCTGCATTGCCCGAATCACAG TTAAACGAGGCAACAAAGGGTCTGTCCAGGACTTTGTCCTCGTCCTCTTTACCTG ATATTGATAACAGTGACCCCTCACCTTTGAAAGCTATGGATTTCCGCATCGACAAAGAGGCCACACCCCTCGTCAGACCACTGAGGTCACAGTCGTTTCAGACTCCATCAG cttcctcctatCAGCACCCCCAGGTCTCCCTCCACTACCCCCACCAAGAATCCAACACTACTCCCCAACCGCATCCCCCACATGCTGCTCAATATCAACTCCAGACTCACCCCTATTCCACTTACACTGCCTCCTTCCCAACCATGTCCGCCATCTCCCGACTGCCCCGGGTGCAAAGCAACCCTTCCCTTTTCACGCCTACCTCTTCTCCACCAGCACCCAACCCTCCCCAATGGCCCTCCGCAGACCAACCTTACTTTTCCTTGGCTAATGTCATCTCTGTGGCAATGAGTGTGGCTCAGTCCCTCTTGCCCCAATCTGGGGCCCCCAATCAGGGCTTGTATCCCCACACTCCGCCTTTATCTCCCCCATTCTCAAACCCCCAACCTCCCCTCTCTTCCTCTGGGTCTCCATCTTTGGGTTCTGGTCTCCATCATCAAAACCAAGGTTCATTTTCCAATTCCTTCTCCATACAACAAACATACTCCCCACCAAGACCTCGGACTGGCTCATGTAGGGACAGTGAGCAGGGTCCCAGAACCAACAGGGTCCCAGAAACACCTCAG CTCAACAGTTCTGTCCGTAAAGCTGACTTAGCCTCACCCCCTCATG GTTCAGGTACACCCTTTTCTCCAAGTCTGACCAGGAGACCCAATCACAGAGAAGAGTTCTCAGACTCATCGACCTCTTCCTCCACATCATCTCCTCATCCATCAACTCCTCGCAAAATG gTGTCCCCTCCTGTTTCTCCGTCAGGAAGAATGTCTCCGACCCTGAAAg TAAAGAAACCAGGTTTCACAGTTGGACGCTTCCAGGTGTCGCCCTCTTCAGGAGGTCCCTCTGTCAGTCATCAAGGACCATCCACTCAAGACCACACCACCGCCACCACCCGGTCCGTGACTCCATCCAATAAAAATCAACCAGAGCACACAGGAAGCAGTACAGAGacgagccaatcagagagcagcaaCCCCACAGTCACCATCTCCCCTCCTGGCAACAACGACAGCCTGTCTGGTCAGGAGCAGAAGACGAAGGGGAGCCGCAGGCAGAGTGTCAGTCTGTGGGAGGGGTCAGGGAGCAGCCAATCATGGAGCCGCTCTACCACCTACAGCTCTGATGAATCAGAGGACGAGGAAATGTGGGAGGAGCTAATAGAGCTTCGTCACAG ACACCTGGGGGAGGTGCAGAGCCTGCAGGTGAGTCAGAAGCGAGAAATTGAAGAGCTCTATCGAGAGAAAG CAAACTACACCCTGCCTCGCAGAAACAGCCTGCAGAGACAGGACATACCGCCCCCTTCAG GCATCATGAGGAAGAACTCAGTGAGCGGCAGCAGCAGTGGATCTCAGGACAAAGCTCTGAAAGGTGTGACGTTCGCTCCAGGATACGGCTGCATGGTGAGCAGAGAACCTCAGCTCCCAAAACCAAAG TGA